From Mytilus edulis chromosome 9, xbMytEdul2.2, whole genome shotgun sequence, the proteins below share one genomic window:
- the LOC139490043 gene encoding interferon-induced very large GTPase 1-like gives MADHSSDKLEYNGDVSCTSEDKSLISGSMNIAEETTERNTGEPTRVSDLPTSSFTSIKVENKVLVDDSGDKNNLHFKVSNTSGDKSVPSRISSDTEADKETRHRLDNENLTETMRLSQLSATSLNAVNEFMQRVGLECFYPQSLKLIDAMKIRDPNDSVKQEDIALVFIKNLVMINYNCRDQMLLDLVNEIEKGTESKRPITSSSAWKKFLNEDSDENNLEINPLDLLVAVFKCCNPMLQQILSHKLFMCKLAIPFIFPTFRKESTHISVWPLRSITLESRTETYSTQTMSVDCFCDVVSFVRFGRPAPSKSKLINEILVDQYHSTFFNKDCPLGTSTRKISEGLVEATWYLPSSKSTVLRNTTMFLNLRGDSKVHDKQLNILSKISNVMVVFIDVVGLEESLLKQTIANLHLSNVGVVLAIDCYQHTKEVLRGKLGLFTDSIEKYQHQIDICILSINGQMRGISAIRSEMRNIISGFIQTPGKPLSLRLKEHDLSTDEDNGLLKEHMDTALNIVNSFPRKTSSLKDQIVPLQGKTWYSWSNKLKAVNKSSQYKTLQEEGEIRQEMVEERTKQVQICETSLGPVMTPFLNTLMPMLNTDNKFLTFILWLKLFLDERSRTVVPQYLSNFQLSWKNLKTARDSKENDVIITKLTKRLEESEYQLAEASFGFEHLCREMGQIYEALQVCKSAKTELVHLANNLPKLAAKMILLGQPFEIMDGDAANVPLTWVKAVLNQLKDLIGDKKFLALSVLGIQSSGKSTLLNTMFGLQFAVSAGRCTRGVFMQLVPVESKASKFDFVLVIDTEGLRAPELAHQKHSQDNELATFVIGLGDVTIVNIKGENTAEMKDVLQIAVHAFLRLKLANDNLNLKQSCVFVHQNVPASDANDKMVHGRQKFVEVLDEMTKEAADQENIADIHSFNQVIDFDSERNVWYFSDLWRGDPPMAPANPGYSESVNTVKEAILSKLNLTRETYLTISDTISRIEDLWNGILKDDFVFSFRNSLELKAYNRMEQECQKITWKLEKFVLEFLRSDAKTGLLNCEKIDQLESTVPVLLSTLSREIDNRLKVIYTELDSFVEQNTLKDVMIQWTQSKRNRFTIMAETLLMKAKTDINNTKEEMRIRKLRLSEKTKHEMEINKKARELALRMKGNKKPSEFELEKTFNILWTTWLNSFESKDMRNSLPIKDQIESMICDKFQSDANFIRQNKGLLDTFYKNKSFLEGAITARDISLNENLSIRRSLFGFGFKEEKTDTCRHQAVDVANKIFRKIDIMLKELKTQDIRFDISYVTEIFNIVTAEILDHNDHANNDYKFNLLPPFRALIISHVVGYAVVFFTEMNDRYNRKHSPKAQMQEYRGTAWVLFKNTVNSRSDDAIAVGFFQEAIIKVVEEHVSDILPIDAQESVRILFAQGKFSLIKDILIHLANSDDFTKYKSFILDPKSYATNWIIGVMNNTLFKKDPVRGVTHYSELAKTRIEKIFSQIKTNIQSATSYCKKANTTRISDWIDSFVKNNNESKTMPLSNDLLVHVKNGKVTKFEDFESMLTDELVQMKNKVCKQFEITTSASVQWKKSPVSEIMNTLWGCPEMCMFCKEPCKNTNKDHVQEGHLHICLQHRPQGIGGFRWMFTQKLVVEFCNHLVSSDKSYIMPGKSGPYKTFKKNFPDWDIPDNSDTSTYWMWVMCKYQHELIKMHGTQLPDIPINWKSITKQQAIDSLSFKTEDR, from the exons ATGGCGGATCATTCTTCTGACAAATTAGAGTACAATGGTGATGTGTCATGTACATCTGAGGATAAATCACTTATTTCTGGCTCAATGAATATCGCAGAAG AGACCACAGAAAGGAACACTGGGGAACCTACTAGAGTATCCGACTTGCCAACTTCATCTTTTACTTCCATCAAG gttgAAAATAAAGTTTTGGTAGATGATTCTGGAGAtaaaaacaatttacattttaaagtatCGAATACATCGGGGGACAAATCAGTTCCTTCTAGAATATCAAGTGATACAGAAg CAGATAAAGAAACAAGACACAGACTAGACAATGAAAATCTAACAGAAACTATGAGGTTATCACAGTTATCTGCGACATCTCTGAACGCAGTCAATGAATTCATGCAGCGGGTTGGGTTAGAATGCTTTTATCCCCAATCTTTAAAATTAATAGATGCAATGAAAATAAGAGATCCCAATGATAGTGTGAAACAAGAAGACATTGCCTTagtatttataaaaaatctaGTTATGATTAATTATAATTGTAGAGATCAAATGCTTCTTGATTTAGttaatgaaattgagaaaggaacAGAGAGTAAAAGGCCGATAACTTCATCTTCTGCATGGAAAAAGTTTTTGAATGAAGATAGTGATGAAAATAATCTTGAAATTAACCCCTTGGATCTTTTAGTAGCTGTTTTTAAATGTTGCAACCCAATGCTTCAACAGATTCTTTCTCACAAACTTTTTATGTGCAAGCTTGCAATTCCCTTCATTTTCCCTACTTTTAGAAAAGAGAGTACACACATATCTGTGTGGCCTTTACGATCAATTACTTTGGAGAGCAGAACAGAAACTTATTCGACTCAAACGATGTCTGTTGACTGTTTTTGTGACGTTGTCAGTTTTGTACGTTTTGGTCGTCCAGCGCCATCAAAGTCTAAACTTATAAATGAGATTCTGGTTGACCAATATCACAGCACATTCTTCAACAAGGATTGTCCTCTAGGTACGTCTACGAGAAAGATAAGTGAAGGTCTTGTGGAAGCAACATGGTATCTGCCTTCTAGTAAATCTACAGTTTTACGTAATACGACAATGTTTCTAAATTTGAGAGGTGATAGTAAAGTACACGATAAACAACTgaatatattatcaaaaatatcaaacgtAATGGTTGTATTTATTGATGTTGTGGGTCTAGAGGAAAGCCTTCTTAAACAAACCATAGCAAATTTGCATTTGTCAAACGTTGGCGTTGTTCTGGCGATTGATTGCTACCAACATACCAAAGAGGTTTTGAGGGGCAAACTTGGCCTGTTTACAGACAGTATTGAAAAGTATCAACATCAAATAGATATTTGTATTTTGTCCATTAACGGTCAAATGAGAGGTATATCTGCAATAAGAAGTGAAATGCGAAACATAATTTCTGGGTTTATACAAACACCTGGAAAACCTTTGTCCCTACGATTAAAAGAGCATGATTTAAGTACAGACGAAGACAATGGACTGTTAAAAGAACATATGGATACTGCATTAAATATTGTGAACTCGTTTCCTCGAAAGACTTCGAGTTTAAAAGACCAGATTGTACCATTACAAGGGAAAACTTGGTATTCTTGGAGCAATAAACTAAAAGCCGTCAATAAATCTTCACAGTATAAAACCTTGCAGGAGGAAGGTGAAATCAGACAAGAGATGGTGGAAGAACGGACGAAACAAGTACAGATTTGCGAAACAAGTCTTGGGCCCGTTATGACCCCCTTTTTAAATACATTGATGCCAATGTTAAATACAGACAATAAGTTTTTAACATTCATTTTATGGCTTAAACTTTTCCTGGATGAAAGATCCAGAACAGTTGTGCCACAATACTTATCAAATTTTCAGTTAAGCTGGAAAAATTTAAAAACAGCACGAGATAGCAAGGAAAATGATgttattataacaaaattaacaaaaagacTTGAGGAGAGTGAATACCAGCTTGCCGAGGCATCTTTTGGGTTTGAACATTTATGTCGTGAAATGGGCCAAATATACGAAGCTCTTCAAGTTTGTAAGTCAGCCAAAACAGAACTGGTTCATTTAGCTAACAATCTTCCAAAACTCGCAGCAAAAATGATTCTCCTTGGTCAACCCTTTGAAATTATGGACGGAGATGCAGCAAATGTACCTTTGACGTGGGTTAAAGCTGTGCTTAACCAATTAAAAGATTTAATTGGTGACAAAAAATTTCTGGCGTTATCAGTATTGGGCATCCAAAGTTCTGGAAAGTCTACTCTATTAAACACAATGTTTGGCCTACAATTTGCAGTCAGCGCTGGGCGCTGTACACGGGGTGTTTTCATGCAACTTGTACCAGTAGAATCGAAAGCTTccaaatttgattttgttttagtaATCGACACAGAAGGACTTAGAGCACCAGAGTTGGCTCACCAAAAACACAGTCAAGACAACGAATTAGCAACTTTTGTCATTGGACTTGGCGATGTTACCATTGTCAACATAAAGGGTGAAAATACAGCTGAGATGAAAGATGTTCTACAAATAGCAGTGCATGCATTTTTAAGACTAAAACTGGCAAACGATAACTTGAACCTGAAACAGAGTTGTGTTTTTGTTCATCAAAATGTTCCAGCATCTGACGCGAACGACAAAATGGTACACGGTCGACAGAAATTTGTCGAAGTACTTGATGAAATGACAAAGGAAGCCGCAGACCAGGAAAACATTGCTGATATTCATTCATTCAACCAAGTTATAGATTTTGATAGCGAAAGAAATGTCTGGTATTTTTCTGATCTTTGGAGAGGTGATCCGCCTATGGCACCTGCTAACCCTGGATATAGCGAAAGTGTTAATACAGTGAAAGAAGCCATTTTGTCCAAACTGAATTTAACCCGGGAAACTTATTTAACTATTTCAGATACGATTTCTCGAATTGAAGACTTGTGGAATGGTATTCTCAAAGACGACTTTGTATTTAGTTTTCGGAATAGTTTAGAACTAAAGGCGTATAATAGAATGGAACAAGAATGCCAGAAAATAACATGGAAGTTAGAAAAGTTTGTATTGGAATTCTTACGATCTGACGCTAAAACTGGACTTCTTAATTGTGAAAAAATAGACCAATTAGAAAGTACTGTTCCAGTTTTATTATCAACACTTTCAAGGGAAATTGATAACAGATTGAAAGTTATTTACACTGAATTGGATTCCTTCGTAGAACAAAATACATTGAAAGATGTTATGATCCAATGGACACAAAGTAAGCGGAATAGATTCACCATTATGGCAGAGACACTTTTGATGAAAGCTAAAACAGACATAAACAATACAAAGGAGGAAATGAGAATAAGGAAACTTCGTTTGAGcgaaaaaacaaaacatgaaatggaaataaacaaaaaagcaagGGAATTAGCTCTCAGAATGAAAGGCAACAAAAAACCAAGCGAATTTGAACTCGAGAAAACATTCAACATCCTTTGGACCACTTGGCTTAATAGCTTTGAATCAAAAGACATGCGAAATAGTTTACCTATAAAGGATCAGATTGAAAGCATGATCTGTGATAAGTTCCAATCGGATGCAAATTTCATTAGACAGAACAAAGGCCTACtagatacattttataaaaataaatcctTCCTTGAGGGTGCAATCACAGCTAGGGATATATCATTAAACGAAAACCTCAGCATACGTAGAAGTTTGTTTGGATTTGGATTTAAAGAGGAGAAAACAGACACTTGTAGACACCAAGCAGTAGATGTTGCAAACAAGATATTtagaaaaattgatattatgttaaaAGAACTAAAAACCCAAGATATTCGATTTGATATTTCATATGTGACGGAAATTTTTAATATTGTGACAGCTGAAATTTTGGACCACAATGATCATGCAAATAACGATTATAAATTTAACCTCCTTCCCCCTTTTAGGGCACTTATTATCAGTCATGTTGTGGGCTATGCCGTCGTGTTTTTTACAGAAATGaatgatagatacaatagaaagCACAGCCCTAAAGCTCAAATGCAAGAATACAGAGGAACAGCTTgggttttgtttaaaaatacagTTAACAGCAGATCTGACGATGCAAttgctgttggtttttttcagGAGGCAATCATCAAAGTTGTAGAAGAGCATGTGTCAGATATTTTACCAATTGATGCACAAGAAAGTGTACGAATTTTGTTTGCTCAAGGCAAATTTAGCTTAATCAAGGACATTTTGATTCATTTAGCTAACAGTGAtgattttacaaaatacaaatcttTTATTCTGGATCCTAAAAGCTATGCTACAAATTGGATTATAGGTGTAATGAATAATACGTTATTTAAAAAAGATCCGGTTCGTGGAGTCACTCATTATTCAGAACTAGCTAAAACTCGTATCGAAAAGATATTTTCTCAGATTAAAACCAACATCCAGTCTGCTACCAGCTACTGCAAAAAAGCGAATACTACTCGTATATCTGATTGGATAGACTCATTTGTCAAGAATAATAACGAGTCGAAAACTATGCCTTTATCAAATGATTTACTGGTGCATGTTAAAAATGGAAAGGTTACAAAGTTCGAAGATTTTGAATCTATGTTGACAGATGAATTGgttcaaatgaaaaacaaagttTGCAAACAATTTGAAATTACGACAAGCGCGTCTGTACAATGGAAGAAGAGTCCTGTTTCTGAAATTATGAATACTCTATGGGGTTGTCCTGAAATGTGCATGTTCTGCAAAGAGCCCTGCAAGAATACAAATAAAGACCATGTTCAAGAGGGTCATCTCCATATATGCTTACAACACCGCCCTCAAGGCATTGGGGGTTTCAGATGGATGTTTACCCAAAAATTAGTGGTAGAATTTTGTAACCATTTGGTGTCAAGTGATAAAAGCTATATTATGCCGGGAAAATCAGGACcatacaaaacatttaaaaaaaattttccCGATTGGGATATTCCTGATAATTCTGACACATCAACATATTGGATGTGGGTAATGTGCAAATATCAACATGAACTTATCAAAATGCATGGCACTCAGCTTCCTGATATCCCTATTAACTGGAAGTCTATAACAAAGCAACAAGCCATTGATAGTCTTTCGTTTAAAACTGAAGATAGATAA